In the genome of Desulfovibrio desulfuricans, one region contains:
- a CDS encoding nickel-dependent hydrogenase large subunit, producing the protein MSNTFTMPLGPVHVALEEPVYFHLTVEGETVRHVELTSGHVHRGMEAMATQRNLIKNVTLTERVCSLCSNSHSFTYSMAVENVLGITIPERACYLRVLAEEIKRVASHLFNTAIQAHIIGFKSLFMHVMEVREMMQDLKETVYGNRMNLAANCIGGVKYNVTPDLLDYMLKTIAKVEPQVDEIREIYATNSMVIGRTKGLGLLPKQDAVQLGIVGPVARGSGVAIDVRKDSPYAAYGKLDFKSITESGCCANARTMVRLHEIFESFSLIRQCIERMPDGDVTAPMRQIRTAEACARSEAPRGEVFYYIRTNGTDMPSRLKWRVPSYMNWKALGVMMRDCKVADVALITNSIDPCVSCTER; encoded by the coding sequence ATGAGCAACACCTTCACCATGCCTCTGGGCCCCGTACATGTGGCCCTTGAGGAACCGGTATATTTTCACCTCACGGTGGAGGGTGAAACCGTTCGCCACGTCGAGCTCACCTCGGGCCACGTGCATCGCGGCATGGAAGCCATGGCGACCCAGCGCAACCTTATCAAGAACGTCACCCTGACCGAACGCGTGTGCTCGCTGTGTTCAAACAGCCACTCCTTCACCTACAGCATGGCTGTGGAAAACGTGCTGGGCATCACCATCCCCGAGCGCGCCTGCTACCTGCGCGTACTGGCCGAAGAAATCAAGCGCGTAGCCTCGCACCTTTTCAACACGGCCATTCAGGCGCATATCATCGGCTTCAAGTCGCTGTTCATGCACGTGATGGAAGTGCGCGAAATGATGCAGGACCTCAAGGAAACCGTCTACGGCAACCGTATGAACCTGGCGGCCAACTGCATCGGCGGCGTAAAGTACAACGTGACGCCCGATCTTTTGGACTACATGCTCAAAACCATCGCCAAGGTCGAACCGCAGGTGGACGAAATCCGCGAGATTTACGCCACCAACAGCATGGTGATTGGCCGTACCAAGGGCCTTGGGCTGCTGCCCAAGCAGGATGCCGTGCAGCTTGGCATTGTCGGCCCTGTGGCTCGCGGCTCTGGCGTTGCCATCGACGTGCGCAAGGATTCGCCCTACGCCGCCTACGGCAAGCTGGACTTCAAGTCCATCACAGAGTCCGGCTGCTGCGCCAATGCGCGCACCATGGTGCGGCTGCACGAGATCTTTGAATCGTTCAGCCTCATCCGCCAGTGCATCGAAAGAATGCCCGACGGCGATGTAACGGCGCCCATGCGCCAGATTCGTACCGCTGAGGCCTGCGCACGGTCCGAAGCTCCGCGAGGCGAAGTGTTTTACTACATCCGCACCAACGGCACGGATATGCCCTCGCGTCTCAAGTGGCGCGTACCTTCCTATATGAACTGGAAGGCTCTGGGAGTCATGATGCGTGACTGCAAGGTGGCCGATGTGGCCCTGATAACCAACAGCATCGACCCCTGCGTTTCCTGCACCGAACGCTAG
- a CDS encoding hydrogenase maturation nickel metallochaperone HypA, with the protein MHEATLVQGLLNMAIKAVDEHNTAHPESPVCRIEEFQCELGLLACVEAQTLTACFELLAEGTLAEGAKLTLTNAPLACSCHQCGHEFSLTQRHFVCPSCGGENIHFNGGHGMTLMALHVASEETDHD; encoded by the coding sequence ATGCATGAGGCAACGCTGGTTCAGGGGCTGCTGAACATGGCCATCAAGGCCGTGGACGAGCACAATACGGCCCATCCGGAATCCCCGGTCTGCCGTATTGAAGAATTCCAGTGCGAACTGGGCCTGCTTGCCTGTGTCGAAGCACAAACTCTTACCGCCTGCTTTGAACTGCTGGCGGAAGGAACCTTGGCGGAGGGCGCTAAGCTGACGCTTACCAACGCGCCCCTGGCCTGCAGCTGTCATCAGTGCGGGCATGAATTCAGCCTGACGCAACGGCATTTCGTCTGCCCCAGTTGCGGCGGCGAGAACATCCACTTCAACGGGGGCCATGGGATGACACTTATGGCCCTGCACGTTGCATCCGAGGAAACGGACCATGACTGA